From Methanoculleus thermophilus, the proteins below share one genomic window:
- a CDS encoding metallophosphoesterase family protein gives MTDVLLLADLHGNYGKLDAFLSYDYDAVIIAGDITNFGPLEPVDSVLSNFEVPCFAIPGNCDPREIIDVLERSDAVCLHDSWIALGKITLAGLGGSNKTPFDTPFELTEEEIDDKLTRIVNHMDKNVYNVLICHAPPYEALDLVGDNHVGSQSIRKHMPQFDLICCGHIHEARGITEVDGVTIVNPGPASEGNGALIHFGTEPKDIHIDLITV, from the coding sequence ATGACGGATGTGCTACTCTTAGCAGATCTGCACGGTAACTACGGAAAGCTTGACGCTTTTCTCAGCTACGACTACGATGCAGTCATCATTGCAGGCGATATCACCAATTTCGGTCCACTTGAGCCTGTAGATTCGGTGCTCTCCAACTTCGAAGTACCGTGTTTTGCAATCCCCGGAAACTGCGATCCCCGCGAGATCATCGATGTGCTCGAGCGCTCGGATGCGGTATGTCTACATGACTCGTGGATCGCTCTCGGCAAGATCACGCTTGCGGGTCTTGGAGGTTCGAACAAGACCCCGTTTGACACACCGTTTGAATTGACGGAAGAAGAGATCGATGATAAACTCACCCGGATAGTCAACCATATGGATAAGAACGTTTACAACGTCCTGATCTGTCACGCCCCACCATATGAAGCGCTGGACTTGGTCGGTGATAATCACGTCGGGAGCCAGAGCATACGCAAGCACATGCCCCAATTCGACCTGATCTGTTGCGGCCATATCCATGAGGCACGGGGCATAACCGAGGTCGATGGCGTCACTATCGTCAACCCCGGGCCCGCTTCAGAAGGTAATGGAGCTCTCATCCACTTCGGGACGGAGCCGAAAGATATTCATATCGATCTTATCACTGTTTAG
- a CDS encoding ATP-binding protein codes for MRCSDGWGGVSYAPCPPEEFCGRREEREHLGALLSRAGGQAVMISGPPGIGKSSLLNWLAYEVQERPGGLQSPVLRGEVFDLPGMIFSVFRDLLKDLRRHAATARFGGDLGLESMREAIRYAGDVLEKYVAPVEPVGLLAKTGEEIIGVFAESPEVGYDRVREAFLELLQELGRVMSVTGRVAAVLLDDVHLASSLDRRLLLDIMHDLPPGIFLAFTCRAEDGTCPGYPTMQEEIRNLGFSTIRLSEMRVSEIQELAQRRFNLTINEAAAGLLEESAGNPFGLMACFNTLNYRGLDPTLEKIADLLTGSRDPADLAYSGLPESWKDWARELSVLNPPFPVPVVACMLGLEGSSLADRLREIGIFRRLPGGEYAFAHPLLQEHCRRELPDDAKSALNARAADCFERSMHRLSGRLHALLSLACHFFHAQEYEKAADLNLELGLRFYHREDYDTALVLTERAITAAGYLGDDALLAAAEQQRDLIRQKIASPVRAVP; via the coding sequence ATGAGGTGCAGCGACGGGTGGGGGGGCGTCTCGTATGCCCCCTGCCCCCCTGAAGAGTTCTGCGGCAGAAGGGAGGAGCGTGAGCATCTTGGGGCTCTCCTCTCCCGTGCAGGAGGACAGGCTGTGATGATCTCCGGTCCGCCGGGGATCGGGAAGAGTTCGCTCTTGAACTGGCTTGCATACGAGGTGCAGGAGCGTCCCGGCGGCCTCCAGTCCCCAGTCCTTCGGGGAGAGGTCTTCGACCTTCCAGGAATGATCTTTTCTGTCTTTCGGGACCTCCTGAAAGACCTGCGGAGGCACGCTGCGACCGCAAGGTTTGGGGGGGATCTTGGTCTAGAGAGCATGAGGGAGGCGATCCGGTATGCCGGCGATGTACTTGAGAAGTACGTCGCCCCGGTGGAGCCGGTCGGCCTCCTTGCGAAGACCGGGGAAGAGATCATCGGCGTCTTCGCCGAGTCGCCCGAGGTCGGGTACGACCGGGTGCGCGAGGCTTTCCTCGAACTCCTCCAGGAGCTCGGAAGGGTGATGAGCGTGACCGGCCGTGTGGCTGCAGTCCTGCTCGATGATGTCCATCTTGCTTCAAGCCTTGATCGGCGCCTCCTTCTGGACATCATGCACGATCTCCCGCCGGGAATCTTTCTTGCCTTCACCTGCCGGGCAGAGGATGGGACGTGCCCCGGATACCCGACCATGCAGGAGGAGATCCGGAACCTCGGCTTTTCTACGATACGCCTCTCCGAAATGCGGGTTAGTGAGATCCAGGAGTTGGCACAGAGGAGGTTTAATCTCACCATTAACGAGGCCGCCGCCGGTCTCCTCGAGGAATCCGCCGGCAACCCGTTTGGCCTTATGGCCTGCTTTAACACACTGAATTACCGGGGGCTTGACCCAACCCTGGAAAAGATCGCAGATCTCCTCACCGGTAGTAGAGATCCGGCTGATCTTGCCTATAGCGGGCTCCCTGAGTCCTGGAAGGATTGGGCCAGGGAACTTTCTGTTTTAAACCCCCCGTTCCCGGTACCGGTTGTGGCCTGCATGCTCGGTCTTGAAGGTTCGAGCCTTGCCGACCGGCTGCGGGAGATCGGCATATTCCGGAGGCTTCCGGGTGGGGAGTACGCCTTCGCCCACCCACTCTTACAGGAGCACTGCAGGCGCGAGCTCCCAGACGATGCAAAGTCCGCGCTCAATGCCCGTGCAGCAGACTGCTTTGAGCGGTCCATGCACCGTCTTTCCGGCAGGCTGCACGCTCTTCTCTCGCTTGCCTGCCACTTCTTCCACGCGCAGGAGTACGAAAAAGCTGCAGACTTAAACCTCGAACTCGGGCTTCGGTTCTACCATCGTGAGGACTACGATACCGCTCTCGTGCTCACGGAACGGGCTATCACCGCTGCGGGATATCTTGGGGACGACGCCCTCCTCGCTGCTGCAGAGCAGCAGAGAGATCTGATTCGACAAAAGATCGCTAGCCCGGTCCGGGCCGTTCCATGA
- a CDS encoding peptidylprolyl isomerase: MALQEGDFIRLRYTGRFDETIFDTTDEEKAKEEGIYNPRAEYGPVTVRLGSHHIIIGLEDELIGKEVGAEGEVDVPPEKGFGSHDDANVRSVPVSQFREKPKRGMRIEVEGREGVVVDVIGRRAVVDFNHPLAGKTLTYSYTIVEKVEDPIEQIKGLIKLYSGRTDIGISITDGVAELALPPAIVYDRRWMIWRGTLVREIFEYYPDIKNVVMKETFPRPEETKAAFEVPETEETPKTEETEE, translated from the coding sequence ATGGCACTTCAGGAAGGAGACTTTATCAGGCTCAGGTATACCGGCCGCTTCGATGAGACTATCTTCGATACAACGGATGAAGAGAAGGCAAAGGAAGAGGGGATCTACAACCCGCGGGCAGAGTACGGTCCGGTCACCGTCCGTCTGGGGAGCCACCACATCATCATCGGCCTTGAGGATGAACTGATCGGCAAAGAGGTCGGCGCCGAGGGAGAGGTTGACGTCCCGCCCGAGAAGGGATTCGGGTCCCACGATGACGCAAATGTCCGGTCTGTCCCGGTCTCGCAGTTCCGCGAGAAGCCGAAGCGCGGGATGCGGATTGAGGTAGAGGGGCGCGAAGGCGTCGTCGTCGATGTTATCGGGAGGCGTGCGGTCGTCGACTTCAACCACCCGCTTGCCGGAAAGACCCTGACCTACTCCTACACGATCGTCGAGAAGGTCGAGGACCCCATTGAGCAGATCAAAGGCCTCATCAAGCTCTACTCGGGCCGGACCGACATCGGGATCAGCATCACCGATGGCGTGGCAGAACTGGCGCTTCCTCCCGCGATCGTATATGACCGGCGCTGGATGATCTGGCGGGGCACCCTTGTCCGCGAGATATTCGAATACTATCCCGACATCAAGAACGTCGTCATGAAAGAGACATTCCCGCGCCCTGAGGAGACAAAGGCCGCTTTTGAGGTCCCCGAGACCGAAGAGACCCCGAAGACGGAAGAGACTGAGGAGTAA
- a CDS encoding ligand-binding sensor domain-containing protein, with product MHRVLILSLIVLSLLVPASSALYIKEPDFYTGIASAGVKDVTNGLYGDVIFATDYGISVYTEDGTWYSLNPRHPGETAYGWLTPLDAMVSAIALDAEGCLWIGYPKGLQFGDEAGYQVIDDPVLLKNRNINSITRWGDEMWVATGRAGLLRYHDGNWTWYKPFGPEGLECYTVLSMAVDAASDALVIGSEKDGIQVLKNNSGVISFESVTYRGEPLRGISEVRVNPFGGVYLFNRTTVLQRTPDGEVVPVLDSGSLSAFPVYINDIAATPDGMLLVASTNGIYGWDGMNVTLHITSGDGIRSNAVKKLFIDAAERCWFVVPGNVGYIPLPAGLASLDLSAVSTQTTPEVPVTTALPETPQETLAPEVTPGVTPGESQGALERVWASLGGRLGSVIGR from the coding sequence ATGCACCGAGTTCTAATTCTCTCCCTCATTGTTCTATCCCTTCTCGTCCCCGCCTCGTCGGCCCTGTACATCAAAGAGCCTGATTTTTATACCGGTATTGCATCAGCCGGAGTGAAGGACGTAACGAACGGTTTGTATGGCGATGTCATCTTTGCAACCGATTACGGTATCTCTGTATATACGGAAGATGGCACCTGGTACTCTCTCAACCCCAGGCACCCGGGAGAGACGGCGTATGGCTGGCTCACTCCTCTTGACGCTATGGTATCCGCGATCGCCCTGGATGCAGAGGGATGTCTCTGGATCGGGTATCCGAAAGGGTTGCAGTTCGGAGATGAGGCGGGATATCAGGTCATTGATGATCCGGTGCTCCTTAAGAACCGCAACATCAATAGCATAACGCGGTGGGGAGATGAGATGTGGGTCGCCACCGGACGGGCAGGCCTCCTCCGCTACCACGATGGTAACTGGACGTGGTATAAACCGTTCGGGCCCGAAGGCCTCGAGTGCTACACCGTCTTGAGCATGGCGGTCGATGCCGCAAGCGATGCTCTCGTCATCGGGTCCGAGAAGGATGGTATCCAGGTTCTCAAGAACAATTCTGGAGTGATCTCTTTTGAGAGTGTTACCTACCGCGGCGAACCGCTTCGAGGAATATCTGAAGTGCGGGTCAACCCGTTTGGAGGCGTCTATCTCTTCAACCGCACGACGGTCCTTCAGCGCACCCCTGATGGGGAAGTCGTGCCGGTCCTTGACAGCGGGAGCCTGAGCGCGTTCCCCGTCTATATAAACGATATTGCGGCAACGCCGGATGGGATGCTTCTTGTCGCATCCACAAACGGGATCTATGGGTGGGACGGGATGAATGTGACCCTGCATATCACGTCAGGGGACGGGATTCGTTCGAATGCTGTCAAGAAACTCTTCATCGATGCCGCCGAAAGATGCTGGTTTGTTGTCCCCGGAAACGTGGGTTACATTCCGCTGCCAGCAGGTTTGGCTTCCCTTGACCTCTCTGCCGTTTCGACGCAGACGACGCCTGAAGTACCGGTGACCACCGCCCTTCCCGAAACTCCGCAGGAGACCCTGGCTCCGGAAGTGACGCCCGGAGTGACTCCCGGAGAGTCTCAAGGCGCACTTGAGAGGGTGTGGGCGTCTCTTGGGGGACGGTTGGGGTCAGTGATCGGCCGGTGA
- a CDS encoding EMC6-like membrane protein, protein MSENVVAAEVENTRPRTRAEKQIEHRNRIKRTLVACFMGILTGALSFYLSGTPDPVNGLQPNAIIGILLLAAGVVFQKHIFMLIRIDYMALTGKDWFYQSFMTFALWFITWTILLTTTVL, encoded by the coding sequence ATGAGCGAGAATGTGGTAGCAGCAGAGGTCGAGAATACACGGCCGCGGACTCGTGCCGAGAAGCAGATCGAGCACAGAAATCGGATTAAGCGGACGCTTGTAGCCTGTTTTATGGGCATACTTACCGGAGCGCTCTCGTTCTACCTCTCCGGCACCCCCGATCCGGTGAACGGACTCCAGCCAAACGCCATCATCGGTATCCTTCTCCTCGCGGCGGGGGTTGTCTTTCAGAAGCACATCTTCATGCTTATCCGGATCGACTACATGGCTCTGACCGGAAAAGACTGGTTCTACCAGAGCTTCATGACGTTCGCGCTCTGGTTCATAACCTGGACGATCCTTTTGACCACCACCGTTCTGTGA
- a CDS encoding mRNA surveillance protein pelota, whose protein sequence is MKAEVCELKKQYGEIRLFPETLDDLWHLSHLVGPGDLVFATTFRSVEGASDKIRPEKIEKRPVRLGIRVEKVEFHQHTNRLRISGVIESGVDVSAHHTLNVEAGFEISVIKQWRSVDCERIRRAVDASAYGVVHVVSVEEGEAQVYRLRQFGPEWVTTVTAGSSKGADTGTRSALFEKTLEAIAAVTGPLIVAGPGFVKDEFVNYAKVQAPDLAERMTTVETRRVGRGAVQEVIGQGVLERLLGDLHLAREVRLMDEVLRRIATNGAVAYGIDEVGKAVAYGAVETILVSDTRLRDEEATRIIKDAEYMSASIVVMSTEFEPGERLEALGGIAAILRYKIE, encoded by the coding sequence ATGAAGGCTGAAGTTTGCGAGTTAAAAAAGCAGTACGGCGAGATACGTCTCTTTCCAGAGACGCTTGACGATCTCTGGCACCTCTCCCACCTGGTCGGACCCGGCGACCTCGTCTTTGCGACGACCTTCCGGAGTGTCGAGGGAGCAAGCGATAAAATTCGGCCCGAGAAGATAGAGAAGCGGCCGGTGCGACTGGGAATCCGGGTCGAGAAAGTGGAGTTCCATCAGCACACGAACCGTCTCCGCATCAGCGGGGTCATCGAGAGCGGGGTGGATGTCTCCGCACACCACACCTTAAACGTAGAAGCGGGCTTCGAGATCTCGGTCATCAAACAGTGGCGTTCCGTCGACTGCGAGCGGATACGCCGGGCCGTCGACGCCTCTGCATATGGTGTGGTCCATGTCGTGAGCGTCGAGGAGGGTGAAGCGCAGGTTTACCGTCTGCGGCAGTTCGGCCCGGAATGGGTAACGACCGTCACGGCCGGGAGCAGCAAGGGTGCGGACACCGGAACCCGGTCGGCGCTCTTTGAGAAGACGCTTGAGGCTATCGCCGCGGTCACAGGCCCCCTGATCGTCGCAGGCCCGGGGTTCGTGAAAGACGAATTCGTGAACTATGCAAAAGTCCAGGCTCCGGACCTTGCAGAGCGGATGACCACCGTCGAGACACGGCGTGTCGGACGGGGCGCTGTCCAGGAGGTGATCGGGCAGGGGGTTCTCGAGCGGCTCCTCGGCGACCTTCACCTTGCACGCGAAGTCAGGCTGATGGATGAGGTCCTGCGCCGGATCGCGACCAACGGTGCTGTCGCCTATGGCATTGACGAAGTCGGCAAAGCGGTCGCTTACGGTGCGGTAGAAACGATCCTGGTCTCCGACACCCGGCTCCGTGACGAAGAGGCAACGCGTATCATCAAGGATGCCGAGTATATGAGCGCGTCGATCGTCGTGATGAGCACCGAGTTTGAACCCGGAGAGCGCCTTGAAGCCCTCGGGGGTATTGCGGCAATCCTGCGGTATAAGATCGAGTGA
- the rqcH gene encoding ribosome rescue protein RqcH, whose protein sequence is MATLQGMSGVDLRALVAEAADRLPLWVGKIYQFDAMTLGIRLNGEDRAKYQLLVEMGRRAHFTAEFPNPPKNPPSFAMLLRKHLDGGKVLGIRQLGLERTICIDVGKHDTTYHLIFELFDEGNTVLCDEGYTIIKPLWHHRFKNREVIPGAVYAFEGSDCSALSPAEFESMLAGSDRDIVRTLAVGCMLGGAYAEEVCRLAGVDKNAAAKEVDAETVRKALERLITSVEKSREPVITPSGCWPVLLGNEEVRERFTTFSEALDAFYPKIAGEKGEVATEKPRLSQAEVIRRRQEEAIKGFEKKIERYERIVEVFYENYTTVAEIITTLDEASKTRSWQEIERILKSNGNNPTAKMVRAVHPAEAAVDLELSGERVMVYVHETIEQNIGRYYDQIKKFKKKKAGALAAMERTVPEKPRRKQSLALQKKRWYHRFRWFTTSDGVLVIGGRDASQNEELVKKYMEGGDLFIHADVHGGSVVIVKGTTEHLDEAVQFAASYSNAWKAGHFTADVYAARPDQVSKTAESGEYVARGAFIIRGERQYFRNVPLGVAIGLAMTPEVAVIGGPAAAIRERAKVWVELRPGQFEPNDIAKKVVRALREKLPEEEWKGLKSALNTETVAAFIPPGGSDIVEP, encoded by the coding sequence ATGGCAACATTACAGGGAATGAGCGGGGTCGATCTTCGGGCACTGGTAGCGGAGGCTGCCGATCGCCTCCCGCTCTGGGTCGGCAAGATCTACCAGTTCGACGCAATGACCCTTGGAATCAGGCTGAACGGTGAAGACCGGGCGAAATACCAACTGCTCGTCGAGATGGGGCGGCGTGCCCACTTCACCGCAGAGTTCCCCAACCCGCCAAAGAACCCGCCGAGTTTTGCGATGCTGCTTCGAAAGCACCTTGATGGCGGGAAAGTGCTCGGTATCCGCCAGCTCGGACTCGAGCGCACGATATGTATCGATGTCGGGAAACACGACACGACCTATCATCTCATATTCGAACTCTTCGACGAGGGAAACACGGTTCTCTGCGACGAAGGATATACAATAATCAAACCCCTCTGGCACCACCGGTTCAAGAACCGGGAGGTGATCCCGGGTGCGGTCTACGCCTTCGAGGGATCGGACTGCTCGGCACTCTCCCCTGCTGAGTTTGAGAGTATGCTCGCCGGGTCCGACCGGGACATCGTCCGGACTCTTGCCGTCGGGTGCATGCTCGGCGGCGCGTATGCCGAGGAGGTCTGCAGACTCGCGGGCGTCGATAAGAACGCCGCGGCGAAAGAGGTGGATGCGGAGACGGTCCGCAAGGCCCTCGAGCGGTTGATCACGAGCGTCGAGAAGTCCCGGGAGCCGGTGATAACACCCTCCGGGTGCTGGCCGGTTCTGCTCGGCAATGAAGAGGTTCGCGAGCGGTTTACAACCTTCAGCGAGGCGCTCGATGCCTTCTACCCGAAGATTGCAGGCGAGAAGGGGGAGGTCGCGACAGAGAAACCGCGCCTCTCCCAGGCGGAGGTGATCCGCCGCCGTCAGGAGGAGGCGATCAAAGGCTTTGAGAAGAAGATCGAACGTTACGAGCGGATCGTGGAGGTGTTCTACGAGAACTACACGACTGTTGCCGAGATCATAACGACGCTTGATGAAGCGAGCAAGACCCGATCCTGGCAGGAGATCGAGCGAATCCTCAAATCCAACGGCAACAACCCGACAGCAAAGATGGTCCGTGCGGTCCACCCTGCGGAGGCGGCGGTGGACCTCGAACTATCGGGCGAGCGGGTGATGGTCTACGTCCACGAGACGATCGAGCAGAACATCGGCCGCTATTACGACCAGATAAAGAAGTTCAAGAAGAAGAAGGCCGGCGCACTCGCGGCGATGGAGCGTACGGTGCCCGAGAAGCCCCGGCGAAAGCAGAGCCTTGCCCTCCAGAAGAAGCGGTGGTACCACCGGTTCCGCTGGTTCACCACGAGCGACGGAGTCCTTGTCATAGGTGGCCGTGACGCTTCCCAGAACGAAGAACTCGTCAAGAAATATATGGAAGGCGGGGATCTCTTCATCCACGCCGACGTCCACGGCGGAAGCGTCGTCATCGTGAAAGGCACGACCGAACACCTGGACGAGGCCGTGCAGTTTGCCGCATCCTACTCCAATGCCTGGAAGGCCGGGCACTTCACTGCGGACGTCTATGCCGCCCGCCCCGACCAGGTGAGCAAGACAGCCGAGTCCGGCGAATACGTCGCCCGCGGAGCGTTCATCATCCGTGGCGAGCGGCAGTACTTCAGGAACGTCCCGCTCGGGGTGGCGATCGGTCTAGCGATGACGCCGGAGGTCGCCGTCATCGGCGGCCCAGCAGCGGCCATCAGAGAACGCGCGAAAGTATGGGTAGAACTTCGTCCCGGGCAGTTTGAGCCGAACGATATCGCAAAGAAGGTTGTCCGGGCACTCAGAGAGAAACTCCCGGAGGAAGAGTGGAAAGGGCTCAAGTCCGCCTTAAACACCGAGACGGTCGCCGCATTCATTCCTCCCGGCGGCTCTGATATCGTAGAACCATGA
- a CDS encoding chemotaxis protein CheD: MDNNFFAEGEGVILGLGEYMVGKCPMGTIGLGSCIALILHDQRRSLAGLAHVMLPESRGNTDRPGKFADTAAIALFEEMEEFGSTKFSVTASIVGGASMFEYSANFLNIGERNIAAVKDKLRELGIQIEHEETGGKVGRSVYYWPEGKGRLIIKRADGTCTEF; the protein is encoded by the coding sequence ATGGATAACAACTTCTTCGCAGAGGGAGAGGGCGTGATCCTCGGCCTTGGTGAATACATGGTAGGAAAATGTCCAATGGGGACGATCGGGCTTGGATCCTGCATCGCACTCATCCTGCATGACCAGCGCAGATCCCTTGCGGGACTCGCCCATGTTATGCTCCCCGAGAGCCGCGGAAACACCGACCGTCCCGGTAAGTTTGCAGATACAGCCGCAATCGCCCTCTTTGAAGAGATGGAGGAGTTCGGAAGCACAAAATTCTCGGTCACTGCGAGTATTGTCGGTGGTGCGAGCATGTTTGAGTACTCGGCAAACTTCCTCAACATCGGTGAGCGCAACATTGCTGCAGTGAAAGATAAGCTCCGCGAATTGGGCATTCAGATTGAGCACGAAGAGACCGGTGGAAAGGTCGGGCGATCCGTGTATTACTGGCCGGAAGGGAAGGGTCGCCTCATCATCAAGAGGGCGGATGGCACATGCACCGAGTTCTAA
- the cyaB gene encoding class IV adenylate cyclase yields MLEVEAKFAVPDLESVRNRLVRLEARMITRQKERDVYYNAPHRDFGETDEALRVRYDDAGSTVTYKGPKVRVGSAKAREEFNLAVESGETLEAILSRLGFRRAATVSKVREIYEMGDLTVTLDDVDDLGTFIEIEILTESDRDDAAARIGATAKELGVDGPPIYTSYLEMLLSKQ; encoded by the coding sequence ATGCTTGAAGTAGAAGCAAAATTTGCTGTTCCCGATCTCGAAAGCGTCAGGAACCGGCTTGTCCGGTTGGAAGCGCGGATGATTACCAGACAGAAGGAGCGTGACGTCTACTATAACGCTCCACACCGGGATTTTGGAGAGACCGACGAGGCGTTAAGGGTCAGGTATGATGATGCCGGATCTACCGTGACCTACAAGGGACCGAAAGTCCGGGTCGGGAGCGCGAAGGCCCGCGAGGAGTTCAACCTTGCGGTGGAGTCGGGGGAGACCCTTGAGGCGATCCTCTCCCGTCTCGGTTTCCGTCGGGCTGCTACGGTCTCAAAGGTGCGGGAGATCTATGAGATGGGCGATCTGACGGTGACGCTTGATGATGTCGACGATCTGGGGACATTCATCGAGATCGAGATCCTGACGGAAAGCGACAGAGATGATGCTGCCGCACGAATTGGGGCGACTGCAAAAGAATTGGGTGTAGACGGTCCACCAATCTACACCTCGTATCTGGAGATGCTGTTGTCTAAACAGTGA
- a CDS encoding ribosome biogenesis/translation initiation ATPase RLI, whose translation MRIAVVHRDRCHPIKCGTECILYCPRVRTGDETVIIGEDQKAAISEELCVGCGICVKKCPFEALDIVNLPEQLDQPTHRYGRNGFVLYGLPIPIEGKVTGILGPNGIGKSTSVKILSGTLVPNLGKTDAEASWKDVLDLYQGTELFDYLQMLSQKSVKVAVKPQYIDQIPKVFSGSVRDLLATTDERGKLDYYIDRLSLGPILDRSIKTLSGGELQRVALTASLARDADFYFLDEITPYLDVYQRMAAANLIRELAAERPVVIVEHDLAILDMLADTVHIAYGEPAVFGVITHPKGVRVGINQYLEGFLPEENVRFREYAVTFEARAHAADTDRETLFAFPAMTKRFDQFSLTVDGGEIRNGEVLGVLGANGIGKSTFAQLLAGVIEPDTGAMDTRVRISYKPQYIKGDTDATVEEVLRRTTAKFDTSYYQHEILEPLSLSQLLQAPVNTLSGGELQRVAIAICLSRDADLYILDEPSAHLDVEQRVKISRMIRKHAEGRDASTLVIDHDIYVIDMISDRILVFEGEPGVHGTAAGPFDMAPGMNRFLKALGITFRRDKSGRPRINKPGSFLDREQVAAGEYYYAEVSKS comes from the coding sequence ATGCGTATTGCTGTTGTACACCGTGATCGGTGTCACCCCATCAAGTGTGGCACCGAGTGCATCCTTTACTGCCCGCGTGTCCGAACCGGCGATGAGACAGTCATCATCGGTGAAGACCAGAAGGCCGCCATATCGGAAGAACTCTGTGTCGGGTGCGGTATCTGCGTGAAGAAATGCCCGTTTGAGGCGCTCGATATCGTCAACCTCCCCGAGCAACTTGACCAACCGACGCACCGCTATGGCAGAAACGGTTTCGTCCTCTACGGGCTCCCGATCCCCATCGAGGGGAAGGTTACTGGCATCCTCGGGCCCAATGGTATCGGCAAGAGCACATCGGTGAAGATCCTCTCAGGAACGCTCGTCCCGAACCTGGGAAAGACCGATGCCGAGGCCTCCTGGAAGGACGTCCTCGACCTCTACCAGGGGACCGAACTCTTCGACTACCTCCAGATGCTCTCGCAGAAGAGCGTGAAGGTCGCGGTCAAGCCCCAGTATATCGACCAGATCCCGAAGGTCTTCTCCGGGTCGGTGCGTGACCTCCTCGCAACCACCGATGAGCGCGGGAAACTTGATTATTACATTGATCGGCTCTCGCTAGGGCCAATTCTCGACCGGTCAATCAAGACGCTCTCCGGCGGGGAACTCCAGCGGGTCGCGCTCACCGCCAGTCTTGCCCGCGATGCCGACTTCTACTTCCTTGATGAGATCACGCCGTACCTTGACGTCTATCAGCGGATGGCCGCGGCGAACCTGATCCGGGAACTCGCCGCGGAGCGGCCGGTCGTGATCGTCGAGCACGACCTCGCCATCCTCGATATGCTTGCCGATACTGTGCATATCGCCTATGGTGAACCGGCGGTCTTTGGTGTCATCACGCATCCCAAAGGCGTCCGGGTGGGTATCAACCAGTACCTGGAGGGGTTCCTTCCCGAGGAGAACGTCAGGTTCAGAGAGTATGCGGTGACGTTTGAAGCCCGGGCCCACGCAGCCGACACGGACCGGGAGACGCTGTTTGCGTTCCCGGCGATGACAAAGCGCTTTGATCAATTCTCGCTCACCGTCGACGGCGGAGAGATTCGGAACGGTGAGGTTCTCGGAGTGCTCGGGGCGAACGGTATCGGGAAGAGCACGTTTGCCCAGCTCCTCGCCGGAGTGATCGAGCCCGATACCGGGGCAATGGATACCCGGGTGCGGATCTCGTATAAGCCGCAGTATATCAAGGGTGACACCGATGCAACCGTCGAGGAGGTCCTCCGCCGGACGACGGCAAAGTTTGACACATCATACTATCAGCACGAGATCCTGGAGCCACTCTCCCTCTCACAGCTCCTCCAGGCGCCGGTGAACACACTCTCCGGCGGGGAACTCCAGCGGGTCGCGATCGCAATCTGCCTCTCCCGCGATGCCGACCTCTACATCTTGGACGAGCCGAGCGCTCACCTCGATGTGGAGCAGCGCGTGAAGATCTCGCGCATGATCAGGAAGCACGCCGAAGGGCGGGACGCAAGCACGCTCGTGATCGACCACGACATCTACGTCATCGATATGATCAGCGACCGGATACTGGTCTTTGAGGGCGAACCGGGCGTCCACGGCACGGCTGCCGGTCCGTTCGATATGGCGCCGGGCATGAACCGGTTCCTCAAGGCGCTCGGGATCACATTCCGGCGTGACAAGAGCGGGAGACCGCGGATCAATAAGCCAGGGTCGTTCCTGGACCGGGAGCAAGTCGCTGCCGGAGAATACTATTATGCAGAAGTCTCGAAGTCTTGA